In Daphnia pulex isolate KAP4 chromosome 7, ASM2113471v1, one genomic interval encodes:
- the LOC124197299 gene encoding uncharacterized protein LOC124197299 isoform X1: MNQQQQQQQELLDEDQQSARSWQPLAVQQQQQQAGSCGSLSSVGLHQATPIRHHSKSSSQQQQSRLLGQQQPDFSTAVGSDCWTPLNDTASSNSSSSSGWRHLTASSSPSRSRSQQQQQHQQQESLTNSMSSRRLSPHCWSSENLLNGKDQQQSRWTSSDPLSAQHHHHHLHPAGGMESDREPFIPPPPLLDFETANLLPPLGIDVSSPSDDLHFLSPPPGDSMLGNSDQQIPQQQQQQQQQHDGMRSGGGDGGVNWVQIPPQYATLRGRPSRNGSDGYSLTAARKPRNNHSTVPASSGWMDVDHDSSVSSSGGGCHRTAIGSDGISRKCTCGQKMRLQQQQQQQQQSSLYPDMMGGGGHIRSEDGLAGIATLRRPVKRKVRNQLPGSSNNVQLQAGQGSSPAGSGAGQVNSGNLGISSGSSAAAAGLLQQPKMETSVLLDKLLRAGALRPEDYLVLSRMERMIMANHAAGGNSSLNQSGTRVRQPKSSSDRQQQQQQQQQIISPAESGTDMRREFEFGPKQSAGLAVSGQLASNENLYDTASPALVVQQHQYQRRLSAGNNGLDVSAGQQMRMQQPIQLSGTSRPSPGPSSPFDYYSSSLASYSSSVVTGRGSSLGSSSASGDHSLLAQPQQQQPQQQQPGRLTGGSGSTSNNPEGLYSVAQSAGPYQPLGGLPSSASSRCCPCCGSPSHPQLQQQQQQHHHHHHHHIHHTCSLCGGGPHLSAGPVAAVAAAAAAATTSSYSSAYGSNSASKMMSIQQQQPTAVLASPGYGFASSSTGRHFSSAGMDPAFNNSGGGSLNSKYPAIGSSSVSGGNSGTSPGPSLQPGLAKGGLNHSQQLGVRTELHSLPSNEPIRFTMAAQNGAQHQPKISPGQGFHRSVSTPAPASSSSARIGALQQQQSVQMNPSVESQQQQAHRMDPLAVSGNPNHRVGLSRSLSRTEAVKEYFKQSAATFFGLDESKESELRQRWEDRRRRLAERRCGTLRESCSHDEGLESRDLVDGHGAGAAIPLERVADSPEGGSIPDGSTSTLLIHPRLKRRESVARMTWDGLAYLATAIVRLRPNGPDEESVRSRSVSREAFAVTASAASSSLPGGPGGSGGGGGPGGANNRTDSSSRSAGGSLGNAQPLPPDVTMDTGGTANLGCVDVTLDDEVFFDSPPPAYEDVVDAAHMGPPPSGGPAHRRESEARPSRWRRAVHGNGPSGPSVVDRLMDNSNRRQYGMGVVGRMTRRSLRQSMTESNKHLKRQLDSFEDHRPYFTYWTCTVQVLIMFIALITYGLGPIGFNLHRRSGSVLVTSLSLQEVDYYEPSNFYIGPRAADLIHLGAKYSPCMKPDTRIGADIEATRMRERQTACCIRNDNSGCVQTSRAECSSLPSVPPYHNTERGIGTDLTSTWKKWNVVQSGPGGRISGSVCGQDPNFCIEPASVAPFEWPDDITKWPKCRKKLPGLGGSGSESKSNANQVLKTTGQADHMVCEVIGHPCCIGIHGECRIATREYCDFVKGYFHQEASLCSQVSCMNDVCGMLPFHTPDFADQFYRLWTSLFLHAGILHLAVSVTFQMIIMRDLEKLAGPLRIGIIYLGSGVVGNLASALFVPYRAEVGPSGSHFGLLACLCVEVLHAWPLLRTPWRALGRLLMTVAFLFVAGLLPWVDNFAHIFGFISGGLLSYTFLPFITVGVYDRRRKLVLIGVTLTLAAILLTTLVLLLYVWPIQDSGVIQTLGYLNCVPITRDFCAEQNIHFSKREVNIL; encoded by the exons ATgaaccagcaacaacaacaacaacaggaatTGCTGGACGAGGATCAGCAGTCGGCCAGGAGCTGGCAACCGTTggccgtccagcagcagcagcagcaggccggCAGTTGCGGGAGTTTGTCGTCAGTGGGTCTCCACCAGGCCACGCCCATCCGCCATCACTCCAAATCgtccagccaacaacaacagtcgagattgctgggccagcagcagccggactTTTCGACGGCCGTCGGCTCCGATTGCTGGACGCCGCTGAACGACACGGCCTCGTCCAACAGCTCCTCATCCTCCGGATGGCGACACTTGACGGCCAGCTCCAGTCCGTCGCGGTCGAGgtcgcaacaacagcaacaacaccaacaacaggAGTCGCTGACCAACAGCATGTCGTCCAGGCGGTTGAGTCCGCATTGCTGGTCCAGCGAGAACCTCCTGAACGGCAAGGACCAGCAGCAAAGTCGCTGGACGTCGTCCGACCCGCTCTCcgcccagcaccaccaccaccacctgcaTCCGGCCGGCGGAATGGAGTCGGACAGGGAGCCATTTATTCCGCCTCCGCCGCTGCTGGACTTTGAGACGGCCAATTTGCTTCCGCCGCTGGGCATTGACGTCAGTTCACCGTCGGATGACCTCCACTTCCTCTCGCCTCCGCCCGGCGACTCCATGCTGGGCAACTCTGACCAGCAGATtccgcaacaacagcaacaacaacaacaacagcacgacGGAATGAGGAGCGGAGGTGGTGACGGCGGAGTCAATTGGGTTCAGATTCCTCCGCAATACGCCACGCTCCGGGGCCGTCCGTCCCGCAACGGAAGCGACGGATATTCGCTGACGGCCGCCCGGAAGCCCCGCAACAACCACTCGACAGTTCCGGCTTCTTCCGGCTGGATGGATGTCGATCACGATTCTTCCGTGTCCAGCAGCGGGGGAGGATGTCACCGGACGGCCATCGGATCGGACGGAATCAGCCGGAAATGCACCTGCGGCCAGAAGATGCGactccagcagcaacaacaacaacaacaacagtcgtCGCTGTATCCGGACATGATGGGCGGAGGGGGTCACATCCGCTCGGAAGACGGACTGGCCGGCATAGCCACTCTAAGGCGGCCGGTCAAACGCAAAGTCCGGAATCAATTGccgggcagcagcaacaacgtCCAGCTGCAAGCTGGGCAGGGATCTTCTCCGGCCGGAAGCGGAGCCGGCCAAGTCAATTCCGGAAATCTGGGGATCTCCTCGGGCTCATCCGCCGCTGCGGCCGGACTCCTCCAACAACCCAAAATGGAGACTTCCGTCTTGCTGGACAAGTTACTCCGGGCCGGCGCTTTGCGGCCGGAAGATTATCTGGTCCTGTCCAGGATGGAGCGGATGATTATGGCCAATCACGCGGCCGGAGGCAACAGCAGTCTCAACCAATCCGGGACTCGTGTCCGGCAGCCAAAGTCCAGCAGCgaccgccaacaacaacaacaacaacaacagcaaatcaTTTCGCCGGCGGAGAGCGGGACGGACATGCGTagggaatttgaatttggtccTAAACAATCGGCCGGCCTGGCCGTCTCGGGCCAGCTGGCCTCCAACGAGAACCTGTACGACACGGCCTCGCCGGCCTTGGTGGTCCAGCAGCATCAGTACCAGCGACGCCTGTCGGCCGGCAACAACGGACTGGACGTCTCGGCCGGGCAGCAGATGCGGATGCAGCAGCCGATCCAGCTGTCGGGCACCAGCCGGCCCTCGCCCGGCCCTTCGTCGCCGTTCGATTATTACAGCAGCAGTTTGGCCAGCTACTCGAGTAGCGTGGTGACGGGCCGGGGTTCGTcgctgggcagcagcagcgccagcGGCGATCATTCCTTATTAGCGCaaccacagcaacaacaaccgcaacagcaacagcctGGGCGCTTGACGGGCGGGTCCGGCAGCACTAGCAACAACCCGGAGGGACTTTACTCGGTGGCTCAGAGTGCTGGGCCGTACCAGCCGCTGGGCGGATTGCCCAGCAGCGCGTCCAGCCGATGTTGCCCGTGTTGCGGCTCACCTTCGCATCCGCaactgcagcaacaacagcaacaacatcaccaccaccaccaccaccacatccaTCACACTTGTTCGTTGTGCGGGGGCGGGCCGCACCTGTCAGCCGGGCCGGTGGCGGCCGTGgcggccgcagccgccgccgccaccaccagcagctaCTCATCCGCATACGGAAGCAATTCCGCCTCGAAAATGAtgagcatccagcagcagcagccgacggCCGTGCTGGCCTCGCCCGGCTACGGCTTCGCCAGCAGCTCGACGGGCCGTCACTTCTCGTCGGCCGGAATGGACCCGGCGTTCAACAACAGCGGCGGCGGATCGTTGAATTCGAAATATCCCGCCATCGGCTCGTCATCCGTTTCCGGCGGCAATTCCGGCACTTCGCCCGGCCCGTCCCTCCAGCCGGGGCTGGCCAAGGGCGGGCTCAATCATTCCCAGCAGCTTGGCGTCCGCACCGAACTCCACAGTCTGCCCAGCAACGAACCAATCAG ATTCACCATGGCCGCCCAGAACGGTGCTCAACATCAGCCCAAGATCTCGCCGGGCCAGGGTTTTCACCGCTCGGTGTCTACACCGGCCCCggcctcgtcgtcgtcggccagGATCGGAgctctccagcagcagcagtcggtgCAGATGAACCCGTCGGTTGaatctcagcagcagcaagctcACCGGATGGACCCGTTGGCCGTCTCTGGCAACCCCAATCATCGGGTCGGGCTCAGCCGATCCTTGTCTAGGACCGAGGCAGTCAAAGA GTATTTCAAACAGAGTGCGGCCACATTCTTCGGGCTGGACGAGAGCAAAGAGAGCGAACTCCGGCAGAGATGGGAGGACAGACGGAGGAGATTGGCGGAACGACGCTGCGGAACACTACGGGAATCCTGCTCACACGAC GAAGGACTGGAGTCGCGCGATCTGGTGGACGGGCACGGCGCCGGTGCTGCCATCCCGTTGGAGAGAGTGGCCGACTCGCCGGAAGGCGGATCGATCCCCGACGGATCCACCAGCACTTTGCTGATTCATCCGCGGCTCAAGCGGCGCGAGTCGGTGGCCAGGATGACCTGGGACGGACTGGCCTACCTGGCCACGGCCATCGTCCGGCTCAGACCCAACGGACCCGACGAGGAGTCGGTCCGCTCACGCAGCGTGTCCCGGGAGGCCTTTGCGGTCACCGCCTCGGCCGCTTCGTCCTCGCTGCCCGGTGGTCCAGGTggaagtggtggtggtggtggtccagGAGGAGCCAACAACCGGACCGACTCGTCCTCGCGCTCGGCCGGCGGCTCCCTGGGCAATGCCCAGCCCCTGCCGCCGGACGTGACGATGGACACGGGCGGGACGGCCAATCTCGGCTGCGTCGACGTCACCCTGGACGACGAAGTCTTTTTCGACTCGCCGCCGCCCGCCTACGAGGACGTGGTCGACGCTGCTCACATGGGCCCACCGCCGTCCGGCGGGCCAGCCCATCGACGGGAATCGGAGGCCcg GCCGTCCAGGTGGAGGCGGGCCGTTCACGGCAACGGACCCAGCGGTCCGTCGGTGGTGGATCGATTGATGGACAACTCGAATCGGAGGCAGTACGGAATGGGCGTCGTCGGTCGGATGACGAG GCGATCGCTGCGCCAGTCGATGACGGAGAGCAACAAACATTTGAAGCGACAGTTGGACTCGTTCGAGGACCACCGTCCCTATTTCACTTACTGGACCTGCACCGTCCAGGTGCTCATCATGTTCATCGCCCTCATCACTTATGGATTGGGACCTATCGGTTTCAATCTGCACCGACGCTCCGGATCG GTACTCGTGACCAGTTTATCTCTGCAAGAAGTCGACTATTACGAGCCTTCCAATTTCTACATCGGACCGAGAGCG gCGGATCTGATCCACCTGGGCGCTAAATACAGTCCGTGCATGAAGCCGGACACGCGGATCGGGGCGGACATTGAAGCCACCCGGATGCGTGAACGACAGACGGCCTGCTGCATCCGCAATGATAATTCGGGTTGCGTTCAGACATCCAGGGCCGAGTGTTcg TCTCTTCCCTCTGTGCCGCCTTATCACAACACGGAGCGCGGAATTGGCACG GATTTGACTTCGACTTGGAAAAAGTGGAATGTCGTTCAGTCTGGACCCGGTGGGCGGATATCCGGCTCCGTTTGCGGCCAGGATCCAAA TTTTTGTATAGAACCAGCGTCAGTGGCGCCGTTCGAATGGCCGGACGACATCACCAAATGGCCGAAATGCCGCAAAAAACTGCCCGGTTTAGGGGGATCCGGGTCGGAATCAAAGTCGAATGCCAATCAGGTGTTGAAGACGACCGGACAGGCCGATCACATGGTCTGCGAAGTCATCGGACACCCGTGCTGCATTG GTATTCACGGCGAATGCCGGATCGCCACTCGCGAGTATTGCGACTTTGTCAAAGGCTATTTCCATCAGGAAGCCTCCCTATGCTCTCAG GTGTCTTGCATGAACGACGTTTGCGGTATGCTGCCTTTCCACACGCCCGACTTTGCCGACCAATTTTACAGACTGTGGACGTCGCTGTTCCTGCACGCCGGCATCCTTCACCTGGCCGTCTCGGTCACCTTCCAGATGATTATCATGCGCGACCTGGAGAAGTTGGCCGGACCCCTGCGCATCGGCATCATCTACCTGGGCTCCGGTGTCGTTGGCAACCTCGCCTCGGCCTTGTTTGTGCCATACAGAGCCGAG GTGGGTCCGTCCGGTTCGCATTTTGGTTTACTCGCCTGCCTCTGCGTCGAAGTGCTGCACGCCTGGCCGCTACTTCGGACGCCCTGGCGGGCACTCGGCCGGCTCCTCATGACGGTCGCCTTCCTCTTCGTCGCCGGACTTTTGCCCTGGGTCGACAATTTCGCTCACATTTTCgg GTTCATTTCGGGCGGACTGCTCTCGTACACTTTCCTGCCGTTCATCACGGTGGGCGTGTACGACCGCCGGCGCAAGTTGGTGCTGATTGGCGTCACGCTGACGCTGGCCGCCATCCTGCTCACCACACTCGTCCTACTCCTCTACGTGTGGCCCATCCAGGATTCCGGCGTCATCCAAACGCTCGGCTACCTCAACTGCGTGCCCATCACGCGCGATTTCTGCGCCGAGCAGAACATCCACTTTAGCAAGCGGGAAGTCAACATCCTCTGA
- the LOC124197299 gene encoding uncharacterized protein LOC124197299 isoform X2 — translation MNQQQQQQQELLDEDQQSARSWQPLAVQQQQQQAGSCGSLSSVGLHQATPIRHHSKSSSQQQQSRLLGQQQPDFSTAVGSDCWTPLNDTASSNSSSSSGWRHLTASSSPSRSRSQQQQQHQQQESLTNSMSSRRLSPHCWSSENLLNGKDQQQSRWTSSDPLSAQHHHHHLHPAGGMESDREPFIPPPPLLDFETANLLPPLGIDVSSPSDDLHFLSPPPGDSMLGNSDQQIPQQQQQQQQQHDGMRSGGGDGGVNWVQIPPQYATLRGRPSRNGSDGYSLTAARKPRNNHSTVPASSGWMDVDHDSSVSSSGGGCHRTAIGSDGISRKCTCGQKMRLQQQQQQQQQSSLYPDMMGGGGHIRSEDGLAGIATLRRPVKRKVRNQLPGSSNNVQLQAGQGSSPAGSGAGQVNSGNLGISSGSSAAAAGLLQQPKMETSVLLDKLLRAGALRPEDYLVLSRMERMIMANHAAGGNSSLNQSGTRVRQPKSSSDRQQQQQQQQQIISPAESGTDMRREFEFGPKQSAGLAVSGQLASNENLYDTASPALVVQQHQYQRRLSAGNNGLDVSAGQQMRMQQPIQLSGTSRPSPGPSSPFDYYSSSLASYSSSVVTGRGSSLGSSSASGDHSLLAQPQQQQPQQQQPGRLTGGSGSTSNNPEGLYSVAQSAGPYQPLGGLPSSASSRCCPCCGSPSHPQLQQQQQQHHHHHHHHIHHTCSLCGGGPHLSAGPVAAVAAAAAAATTSSYSSAYGSNSASKMMSIQQQQPTAVLASPGYGFASSSTGRHFSSAGMDPAFNNSGGGSLNSKYPAIGSSSVSGGNSGTSPGPSLQPGLAKGGLNHSQQLGVRTELHSLPSNEPIRFTMAAQNGAQHQPKISPGQGFHRSVSTPAPASSSSARIGALQQQQSVQMNPSVESQQQQAHRMDPLAVSGNPNHRVGLSRSLSRTEAVKEYFKQSAATFFGLDESKESELRQRWEDRRRRLAERRCGTLRESCSHDEGLESRDLVDGHGAGAAIPLERVADSPEGGSIPDGSTSTLLIHPRLKRRESVARMTWDGLAYLATAIVRLRPNGPDEESVRSRSVSREAFAVTASAASSSLPGGPGGSGGGGGPGGANNRTDSSSRSAGGSLGNAQPLPPDVTMDTGGTANLGCVDVTLDDEVFFDSPPPAYEDVVDAAHMGPPPSGGPAHRRESEARPSRWRRAVHGNGPSGPSVVDRLMDNSNRRQYGMGVVGRMTRRSLRQSMTESNKHLKRQLDSFEDHRPYFTYWTCTVQVLIMFIALITYGLGPIGFNLHRRSGSVLVTSLSLQEVDYYEPSNFYIGPRAADLIHLGAKYSPCMKPDTRIGADIEATRMRERQTACCIRNDNSGCVQTSRAECSDLTSTWKKWNVVQSGPGGRISGSVCGQDPNFCIEPASVAPFEWPDDITKWPKCRKKLPGLGGSGSESKSNANQVLKTTGQADHMVCEVIGHPCCIGIHGECRIATREYCDFVKGYFHQEASLCSQVSCMNDVCGMLPFHTPDFADQFYRLWTSLFLHAGILHLAVSVTFQMIIMRDLEKLAGPLRIGIIYLGSGVVGNLASALFVPYRAEVGPSGSHFGLLACLCVEVLHAWPLLRTPWRALGRLLMTVAFLFVAGLLPWVDNFAHIFGFISGGLLSYTFLPFITVGVYDRRRKLVLIGVTLTLAAILLTTLVLLLYVWPIQDSGVIQTLGYLNCVPITRDFCAEQNIHFSKREVNIL, via the exons ATgaaccagcaacaacaacaacaacaggaatTGCTGGACGAGGATCAGCAGTCGGCCAGGAGCTGGCAACCGTTggccgtccagcagcagcagcagcaggccggCAGTTGCGGGAGTTTGTCGTCAGTGGGTCTCCACCAGGCCACGCCCATCCGCCATCACTCCAAATCgtccagccaacaacaacagtcgagattgctgggccagcagcagccggactTTTCGACGGCCGTCGGCTCCGATTGCTGGACGCCGCTGAACGACACGGCCTCGTCCAACAGCTCCTCATCCTCCGGATGGCGACACTTGACGGCCAGCTCCAGTCCGTCGCGGTCGAGgtcgcaacaacagcaacaacaccaacaacaggAGTCGCTGACCAACAGCATGTCGTCCAGGCGGTTGAGTCCGCATTGCTGGTCCAGCGAGAACCTCCTGAACGGCAAGGACCAGCAGCAAAGTCGCTGGACGTCGTCCGACCCGCTCTCcgcccagcaccaccaccaccacctgcaTCCGGCCGGCGGAATGGAGTCGGACAGGGAGCCATTTATTCCGCCTCCGCCGCTGCTGGACTTTGAGACGGCCAATTTGCTTCCGCCGCTGGGCATTGACGTCAGTTCACCGTCGGATGACCTCCACTTCCTCTCGCCTCCGCCCGGCGACTCCATGCTGGGCAACTCTGACCAGCAGATtccgcaacaacagcaacaacaacaacaacagcacgacGGAATGAGGAGCGGAGGTGGTGACGGCGGAGTCAATTGGGTTCAGATTCCTCCGCAATACGCCACGCTCCGGGGCCGTCCGTCCCGCAACGGAAGCGACGGATATTCGCTGACGGCCGCCCGGAAGCCCCGCAACAACCACTCGACAGTTCCGGCTTCTTCCGGCTGGATGGATGTCGATCACGATTCTTCCGTGTCCAGCAGCGGGGGAGGATGTCACCGGACGGCCATCGGATCGGACGGAATCAGCCGGAAATGCACCTGCGGCCAGAAGATGCGactccagcagcaacaacaacaacaacaacagtcgtCGCTGTATCCGGACATGATGGGCGGAGGGGGTCACATCCGCTCGGAAGACGGACTGGCCGGCATAGCCACTCTAAGGCGGCCGGTCAAACGCAAAGTCCGGAATCAATTGccgggcagcagcaacaacgtCCAGCTGCAAGCTGGGCAGGGATCTTCTCCGGCCGGAAGCGGAGCCGGCCAAGTCAATTCCGGAAATCTGGGGATCTCCTCGGGCTCATCCGCCGCTGCGGCCGGACTCCTCCAACAACCCAAAATGGAGACTTCCGTCTTGCTGGACAAGTTACTCCGGGCCGGCGCTTTGCGGCCGGAAGATTATCTGGTCCTGTCCAGGATGGAGCGGATGATTATGGCCAATCACGCGGCCGGAGGCAACAGCAGTCTCAACCAATCCGGGACTCGTGTCCGGCAGCCAAAGTCCAGCAGCgaccgccaacaacaacaacaacaacaacagcaaatcaTTTCGCCGGCGGAGAGCGGGACGGACATGCGTagggaatttgaatttggtccTAAACAATCGGCCGGCCTGGCCGTCTCGGGCCAGCTGGCCTCCAACGAGAACCTGTACGACACGGCCTCGCCGGCCTTGGTGGTCCAGCAGCATCAGTACCAGCGACGCCTGTCGGCCGGCAACAACGGACTGGACGTCTCGGCCGGGCAGCAGATGCGGATGCAGCAGCCGATCCAGCTGTCGGGCACCAGCCGGCCCTCGCCCGGCCCTTCGTCGCCGTTCGATTATTACAGCAGCAGTTTGGCCAGCTACTCGAGTAGCGTGGTGACGGGCCGGGGTTCGTcgctgggcagcagcagcgccagcGGCGATCATTCCTTATTAGCGCaaccacagcaacaacaaccgcaacagcaacagcctGGGCGCTTGACGGGCGGGTCCGGCAGCACTAGCAACAACCCGGAGGGACTTTACTCGGTGGCTCAGAGTGCTGGGCCGTACCAGCCGCTGGGCGGATTGCCCAGCAGCGCGTCCAGCCGATGTTGCCCGTGTTGCGGCTCACCTTCGCATCCGCaactgcagcaacaacagcaacaacatcaccaccaccaccaccaccacatccaTCACACTTGTTCGTTGTGCGGGGGCGGGCCGCACCTGTCAGCCGGGCCGGTGGCGGCCGTGgcggccgcagccgccgccgccaccaccagcagctaCTCATCCGCATACGGAAGCAATTCCGCCTCGAAAATGAtgagcatccagcagcagcagccgacggCCGTGCTGGCCTCGCCCGGCTACGGCTTCGCCAGCAGCTCGACGGGCCGTCACTTCTCGTCGGCCGGAATGGACCCGGCGTTCAACAACAGCGGCGGCGGATCGTTGAATTCGAAATATCCCGCCATCGGCTCGTCATCCGTTTCCGGCGGCAATTCCGGCACTTCGCCCGGCCCGTCCCTCCAGCCGGGGCTGGCCAAGGGCGGGCTCAATCATTCCCAGCAGCTTGGCGTCCGCACCGAACTCCACAGTCTGCCCAGCAACGAACCAATCAG ATTCACCATGGCCGCCCAGAACGGTGCTCAACATCAGCCCAAGATCTCGCCGGGCCAGGGTTTTCACCGCTCGGTGTCTACACCGGCCCCggcctcgtcgtcgtcggccagGATCGGAgctctccagcagcagcagtcggtgCAGATGAACCCGTCGGTTGaatctcagcagcagcaagctcACCGGATGGACCCGTTGGCCGTCTCTGGCAACCCCAATCATCGGGTCGGGCTCAGCCGATCCTTGTCTAGGACCGAGGCAGTCAAAGA GTATTTCAAACAGAGTGCGGCCACATTCTTCGGGCTGGACGAGAGCAAAGAGAGCGAACTCCGGCAGAGATGGGAGGACAGACGGAGGAGATTGGCGGAACGACGCTGCGGAACACTACGGGAATCCTGCTCACACGAC GAAGGACTGGAGTCGCGCGATCTGGTGGACGGGCACGGCGCCGGTGCTGCCATCCCGTTGGAGAGAGTGGCCGACTCGCCGGAAGGCGGATCGATCCCCGACGGATCCACCAGCACTTTGCTGATTCATCCGCGGCTCAAGCGGCGCGAGTCGGTGGCCAGGATGACCTGGGACGGACTGGCCTACCTGGCCACGGCCATCGTCCGGCTCAGACCCAACGGACCCGACGAGGAGTCGGTCCGCTCACGCAGCGTGTCCCGGGAGGCCTTTGCGGTCACCGCCTCGGCCGCTTCGTCCTCGCTGCCCGGTGGTCCAGGTggaagtggtggtggtggtggtccagGAGGAGCCAACAACCGGACCGACTCGTCCTCGCGCTCGGCCGGCGGCTCCCTGGGCAATGCCCAGCCCCTGCCGCCGGACGTGACGATGGACACGGGCGGGACGGCCAATCTCGGCTGCGTCGACGTCACCCTGGACGACGAAGTCTTTTTCGACTCGCCGCCGCCCGCCTACGAGGACGTGGTCGACGCTGCTCACATGGGCCCACCGCCGTCCGGCGGGCCAGCCCATCGACGGGAATCGGAGGCCcg GCCGTCCAGGTGGAGGCGGGCCGTTCACGGCAACGGACCCAGCGGTCCGTCGGTGGTGGATCGATTGATGGACAACTCGAATCGGAGGCAGTACGGAATGGGCGTCGTCGGTCGGATGACGAG GCGATCGCTGCGCCAGTCGATGACGGAGAGCAACAAACATTTGAAGCGACAGTTGGACTCGTTCGAGGACCACCGTCCCTATTTCACTTACTGGACCTGCACCGTCCAGGTGCTCATCATGTTCATCGCCCTCATCACTTATGGATTGGGACCTATCGGTTTCAATCTGCACCGACGCTCCGGATCG GTACTCGTGACCAGTTTATCTCTGCAAGAAGTCGACTATTACGAGCCTTCCAATTTCTACATCGGACCGAGAGCG gCGGATCTGATCCACCTGGGCGCTAAATACAGTCCGTGCATGAAGCCGGACACGCGGATCGGGGCGGACATTGAAGCCACCCGGATGCGTGAACGACAGACGGCCTGCTGCATCCGCAATGATAATTCGGGTTGCGTTCAGACATCCAGGGCCGAGTGTTcg GATTTGACTTCGACTTGGAAAAAGTGGAATGTCGTTCAGTCTGGACCCGGTGGGCGGATATCCGGCTCCGTTTGCGGCCAGGATCCAAA TTTTTGTATAGAACCAGCGTCAGTGGCGCCGTTCGAATGGCCGGACGACATCACCAAATGGCCGAAATGCCGCAAAAAACTGCCCGGTTTAGGGGGATCCGGGTCGGAATCAAAGTCGAATGCCAATCAGGTGTTGAAGACGACCGGACAGGCCGATCACATGGTCTGCGAAGTCATCGGACACCCGTGCTGCATTG GTATTCACGGCGAATGCCGGATCGCCACTCGCGAGTATTGCGACTTTGTCAAAGGCTATTTCCATCAGGAAGCCTCCCTATGCTCTCAG GTGTCTTGCATGAACGACGTTTGCGGTATGCTGCCTTTCCACACGCCCGACTTTGCCGACCAATTTTACAGACTGTGGACGTCGCTGTTCCTGCACGCCGGCATCCTTCACCTGGCCGTCTCGGTCACCTTCCAGATGATTATCATGCGCGACCTGGAGAAGTTGGCCGGACCCCTGCGCATCGGCATCATCTACCTGGGCTCCGGTGTCGTTGGCAACCTCGCCTCGGCCTTGTTTGTGCCATACAGAGCCGAG GTGGGTCCGTCCGGTTCGCATTTTGGTTTACTCGCCTGCCTCTGCGTCGAAGTGCTGCACGCCTGGCCGCTACTTCGGACGCCCTGGCGGGCACTCGGCCGGCTCCTCATGACGGTCGCCTTCCTCTTCGTCGCCGGACTTTTGCCCTGGGTCGACAATTTCGCTCACATTTTCgg GTTCATTTCGGGCGGACTGCTCTCGTACACTTTCCTGCCGTTCATCACGGTGGGCGTGTACGACCGCCGGCGCAAGTTGGTGCTGATTGGCGTCACGCTGACGCTGGCCGCCATCCTGCTCACCACACTCGTCCTACTCCTCTACGTGTGGCCCATCCAGGATTCCGGCGTCATCCAAACGCTCGGCTACCTCAACTGCGTGCCCATCACGCGCGATTTCTGCGCCGAGCAGAACATCCACTTTAGCAAGCGGGAAGTCAACATCCTCTGA